From the Methanobacterium spitsbergense genome, one window contains:
- the ilvN gene encoding acetolactate synthase small subunit, which translates to MDESRTHIISALVLHKPGVLQRVAGLFTRRGFNIENITVGTSEQKNLARMTIIAKGDEKVLEQITKQLNKLIEVIKVRDLEPQITVKRELCLIKVHTANEKVRSEVIQYANIFRGRIIDVGPDTLTIEITGPPEKIESLIDLVRIFGIKEVARTGPTAISRGNKTM; encoded by the coding sequence TTGGATGAAAGCAGAACTCATATTATAAGTGCTTTGGTTCTTCATAAACCGGGTGTACTCCAAAGGGTAGCAGGTCTCTTCACAAGAAGAGGTTTTAATATAGAAAATATTACTGTAGGTACATCTGAACAAAAGAACCTTGCACGTATGACAATCATAGCAAAGGGTGATGAAAAAGTTCTGGAACAAATCACCAAACAACTCAATAAACTCATAGAAGTAATTAAAGTAAGGGATCTTGAACCTCAAATAACTGTAAAACGAGAATTATGCTTAATTAAAGTTCATACAGCAAATGAGAAAGTGAGGTCAGAGGTAATACAATATGCAAATATATTCCGTGGAAGAATAATTGATGTCGGCCCTGATACACTTACTATTGAAATTACCGGCCCACCTGAAAAAATAGAATCCCTTATTGATCTGGTCAGAATATTTGGCATCAAAGAAGTTGCTAGAACGGGCCCAACAGCAATTTCAAGAGGAAATAAGACCATGTAA
- a CDS encoding acetolactate synthase large subunit yields MKGGEAIIKSLIDQGVEVVFGYPGGVLLPLYDVLYDSDLKHILVRHEQCAAHAADGFARASGKVGVCIGTSGPGATNLITGIATAYMDSSPIVAIAGQVSSHLIGNDAFQEVDTIGITMPITKHNFQAMKAEEIPGMIKSAFYIAGTGRNGPVVLDLPKDVQEEEFDYDQAKDMDLPGYKPTKKGHPLQVKRAAELILNSKMPVILAGGGIILSNSSEELLKLSKLVEAPVTTTLMGKGSFPEDDQLSLGMLGMHGRKVSNFIVDECDCLIAIGCRFSDRTTGLISEFAKNAKIIHIDVDPAEIGKNVDVDVPIVGDAKIILNNLIKIISKSKNENKHQSAWLNHVLNFKKTCIPRLTFADNIPLKPQQVIKELYEGISDDTIVTTDVGQNQMWMAHYFTSRNPRKFISSGGLGTMGFGFPAAMGAKIAMPDNDVVAVCGDGGFLMVCQDLATIKEYDIPLVICVLDNRRLGMVSQWQKLFYNKRMSHTHLGQSPDFVKLAESFGVNAERVENPGEMSVTIRNAIRSGEPYLIDVIIDPEEILPMVPPGRGLTEIVGEYKIEQETPGEILYKPTGKEKGGD; encoded by the coding sequence ATGAAGGGTGGCGAAGCCATAATCAAATCACTCATAGATCAAGGAGTAGAAGTTGTTTTCGGGTATCCTGGAGGGGTTCTACTTCCGTTATACGATGTATTATACGATTCAGATCTAAAACATATACTAGTAAGACATGAACAATGCGCAGCACATGCAGCAGACGGGTTTGCAAGAGCTTCAGGTAAGGTAGGTGTATGTATTGGTACCTCAGGACCCGGTGCAACCAATCTTATAACTGGAATTGCTACAGCGTACATGGATTCTTCCCCAATAGTAGCAATTGCAGGTCAAGTATCATCACATTTAATTGGTAATGACGCGTTTCAGGAAGTAGATACTATTGGTATTACAATGCCAATAACGAAACATAACTTCCAAGCAATGAAAGCTGAAGAAATTCCTGGAATGATAAAATCTGCATTTTATATAGCCGGAACAGGTAGAAACGGGCCAGTGGTTTTAGATCTTCCAAAAGATGTTCAAGAAGAAGAGTTCGATTATGATCAAGCCAAAGATATGGATCTTCCTGGATACAAACCAACTAAAAAAGGTCATCCATTACAAGTCAAAAGAGCAGCAGAATTAATATTAAATTCAAAAATGCCTGTTATTTTAGCTGGTGGGGGTATCATACTTTCAAATTCATCAGAAGAACTATTAAAACTTTCAAAATTGGTTGAAGCCCCAGTAACGACAACACTTATGGGTAAAGGTTCATTTCCAGAAGATGATCAGTTATCTCTTGGAATGTTAGGAATGCATGGAAGGAAAGTATCAAATTTTATTGTTGATGAATGTGATTGCCTCATAGCAATTGGTTGTAGATTCTCAGATCGTACAACTGGCTTAATTTCAGAATTTGCTAAAAATGCAAAAATTATCCATATAGATGTTGATCCAGCCGAAATAGGTAAAAATGTTGATGTCGATGTTCCTATAGTTGGAGATGCAAAGATAATACTCAATAATCTGATAAAGATTATTTCAAAAAGTAAAAATGAGAATAAACACCAAAGTGCTTGGTTAAACCATGTATTGAACTTTAAGAAAACTTGCATACCTCGTTTAACATTTGCTGATAACATTCCATTAAAACCACAGCAAGTGATAAAAGAGTTATATGAAGGCATTTCCGATGATACAATTGTAACCACTGATGTGGGGCAGAACCAGATGTGGATGGCCCATTATTTCACTTCAAGAAATCCAAGAAAGTTTATTTCATCAGGAGGACTTGGAACAATGGGATTCGGATTTCCTGCTGCAATGGGTGCGAAAATTGCAATGCCAGATAATGATGTTGTAGCTGTATGTGGAGACGGTGGATTTCTAATGGTGTGTCAAGACCTAGCAACTATAAAAGAATATGATATACCATTAGTTATCTGTGTATTAGATAATAGACGTCTTGGTATGGTTTCACAGTGGCAAAAATTGTTTTATAATAAAAGAATGTCACACACCCACCTTGGTCAGAGTCCTGACTTTGTAAAACTTGCAGAATCTTTTGGTGTTAATGCAGAAAGAGTGGAAAACCCTGGAGAAATGAGCGTAACAATTAGAAATGCCATTAGATCCGGAGAACCATACCTTATCGATGTTATAATTGACCCTGAAGAGATACTCCCTATGGTACCACCTGGACGAGGACTAACAGAAATTGTTGGTGAATACAAGATTGAACAGGAAACACCCGGGGAAATTCTCTATAAACCAACAGGAAAAGAAAAGGGCGGTGATTAA
- the purD gene encoding phosphoribosylamine--glycine ligase, with protein MKILVVGTGAREHAICNAVKDAELYSIMSNRNPGISRISKFQISSEKDLIGVKKYALDNKIDIAIIGPEAPLEMGIVDELQAAGIGCVGPTKEAARIETDKAFMRDLFDTHKIGGSIVYKVFDSVEDTGDFIDEFGQDVVVKPVGLTGGKGVKIVGEHLEDGEAAKRYVKEIIENKISGYAQVVIEERLIGEEFTVQAFVDGDKVVPMPAAQDHPHAYEGDQGPITGGMGSYSDKDGLLPFLDRKNYQESVKIMQDTVNAIKKEVGPYKGILYGQFMLCKDGPKLVEYNARFGDPEAMNVLPLLKTDFVELCENIVDGNLKSADFKRKATVCKYMVPQGYPETGKAGQIINVNESKINQEGALVYYAAVNQKDDKIFTSASRALGLVGIGNTISEAEEICENVTKYVKGEVYHRRDVGTAKLIEKRIKHMNMLRS; from the coding sequence ATGAAGATTCTTGTAGTAGGAACTGGAGCAAGGGAACATGCAATTTGTAACGCGGTGAAAGACGCCGAATTATATTCTATCATGAGCAATAGAAACCCGGGAATATCTCGGATATCAAAATTCCAAATTTCAAGTGAGAAAGATTTGATTGGAGTTAAGAAATATGCTTTGGATAATAAAATTGACATAGCAATAATTGGTCCAGAGGCACCCCTTGAAATGGGAATTGTAGACGAACTTCAGGCAGCAGGAATAGGATGTGTAGGTCCAACTAAAGAAGCTGCAAGGATCGAGACTGATAAGGCATTTATGAGGGATCTATTTGATACTCATAAAATTGGGGGGTCTATTGTTTACAAAGTTTTCGATAGTGTGGAGGATACTGGAGATTTCATTGATGAATTTGGTCAAGACGTAGTAGTAAAGCCTGTTGGACTAACCGGGGGCAAGGGTGTTAAAATTGTTGGAGAACATCTTGAAGATGGTGAAGCTGCTAAGAGATATGTAAAAGAAATAATAGAGAACAAAATCAGCGGTTATGCTCAAGTGGTAATCGAGGAAAGATTAATTGGTGAAGAATTCACTGTACAGGCTTTTGTTGATGGAGACAAAGTCGTACCAATGCCTGCTGCCCAAGATCATCCTCATGCTTATGAAGGTGATCAGGGTCCAATTACTGGAGGAATGGGATCTTATTCTGATAAAGACGGTTTACTTCCATTTCTAGATAGAAAAAATTATCAAGAATCGGTCAAGATAATGCAAGATACAGTTAATGCAATAAAAAAAGAAGTTGGACCGTACAAGGGTATTTTATATGGTCAGTTTATGTTATGTAAAGATGGACCGAAACTTGTGGAATATAATGCAAGATTTGGGGACCCCGAGGCCATGAATGTTCTACCTCTTCTAAAAACAGATTTTGTTGAATTATGTGAGAATATAGTCGATGGAAATTTAAAATCAGCTGATTTTAAAAGAAAAGCGACTGTATGTAAGTATATGGTGCCTCAAGGTTATCCTGAAACAGGAAAAGCTGGGCAGATAATAAATGTAAATGAATCTAAAATAAATCAAGAAGGTGCACTTGTTTATTACGCTGCAGTGAATCAAAAGGATGATAAAATATTTACATCTGCATCAAGGGCACTTGGGCTTGTTGGGATTGGAAATACAATATCAGAAGCAGAAGAAATATGTGAAAATGTTACAAAATATGTTAAAGGTGAGGTTTATCATAGGAGAGATGTTGGAACTGCTAAACTCATTGAAAAGAGAATCAAACACATGAATATGCTCAGATCATAA
- the argF gene encoding ornithine carbamoyltransferase — protein sequence MKHLLSVTDAKKDIFEILELAGNFKEDPYGKKPLKNKTLAMIFEKASTRTRISFEVAMLHLGGNPLYLSASDMQLGRGEIIEDTANVLSRYVDGVMIRAIKHEDVLLFAQNSNVPVINGLTDKEHPCQSLTDIFTIFEHKNSYQVKMAYLGDGNNVCNSLLLTCALVGMDLTVICPAGYEPDQEIFEKALMYAEETGSNIEITSNVPDGVKDADVIYTDVWVSMGDEAEKLQRLIDLNDYQVNMELLKHAKPDAIVMHCLPAIRGQEITDEVMKSSQSVIWDQAENRMHVETAILFKLLNK from the coding sequence ATGAAACATCTTTTATCGGTCACTGATGCTAAGAAGGATATATTTGAAATACTAGAATTGGCAGGGAATTTTAAAGAGGATCCATATGGTAAAAAACCTTTAAAAAATAAGACCCTTGCAATGATATTTGAAAAAGCATCAACAAGGACCAGGATATCATTTGAAGTGGCAATGTTACACCTTGGAGGTAACCCTCTTTATCTATCGGCTTCGGACATGCAATTAGGTCGTGGAGAGATCATTGAGGACACTGCTAATGTATTATCCAGATATGTAGATGGGGTTATGATAAGAGCCATCAAACACGAAGATGTACTTCTCTTCGCACAAAACTCGAATGTTCCTGTTATTAATGGTTTAACTGATAAAGAACATCCATGTCAGTCATTAACAGACATATTTACTATTTTTGAACATAAAAATAGTTACCAAGTTAAAATGGCATATTTAGGGGATGGAAACAATGTTTGCAATTCACTTTTACTTACATGTGCTCTTGTTGGTATGGATTTGACAGTAATATGCCCTGCTGGATATGAACCAGACCAAGAAATATTTGAAAAAGCGTTAATGTACGCTGAAGAAACAGGTTCAAATATTGAGATAACTAGTAATGTTCCTGATGGAGTTAAAGATGCAGATGTTATTTATACAGATGTTTGGGTTAGTATGGGTGACGAAGCTGAAAAATTGCAACGTTTGATTGATCTGAATGATTATCAAGTTAACATGGAACTTTTGAAACATGCCAAACCTGATGCCATAGTAATGCATTGTCTTCCTGCTATTAGGGGTCAAGAAATTACAGATGAAGTAATGAAAAGTTCCCAATCTGTTATTTGGGATCAGGCAGAAAATAGGATGCATGTAGAAACGGCCATACTTTTCAAACTCTTAAATAAATGA
- the argS gene encoding arginine--tRNA ligase, with translation MYRILMLESIKSLEEAISTLGWEVPEDIRIEEPPNSNLGDVASSVSFQLAKNLKRAPMDITNDILGVLKTPNIFRKVDSKGPYINFFVDNDKFSEIVLNSINEDYGKLQDKNMKIILEHTSANPNGPLHIGHIRNSIIGDSLARVLKSAGYDVETQYYVNDMGRQIAMIVWGILNHVYQMDPNGKPDHEIGKLYFQVNEKLRADPDLKVEVSALLKRYEKGGDDELEKHFENVVKECLKGISSTSARLNVEHDAFIWESRFIKNGSVAKILKFLDPYTKKNEVVYMDLNEYGIEKELILIRSDGTSLYSTRDLAYHFEKSKKSDLSIDVLGSDHKLAIDQLNIPLELLGAKKPEVIFYEFITLPEGSMSTRRGVFISVDDLMEEAVIRAMKEIEKRRSDLDESERLKIAEQVGIGAIRYFIARLSPEKHIIFKWDEALSFERGCASIQYSHARACKLLEKANYKKKELDEIIDLNLEHPFEIDLIKIISKFPFVIEESARINRVHNIAQYSQDLAGAFNKFYKSVPVIGSDKEDLRLLIVDKSRITIQNCLKLMGIEAPQSM, from the coding sequence ATGTACAGAATTTTAATGTTAGAATCAATTAAATCGCTTGAAGAAGCTATCAGTACTCTTGGTTGGGAAGTTCCAGAAGACATTCGAATTGAAGAACCACCGAACTCTAATTTAGGAGATGTTGCAAGTTCAGTTTCATTTCAACTTGCCAAAAACCTTAAAAGGGCCCCAATGGACATTACCAACGATATCCTTGGTGTTCTGAAGACTCCAAATATTTTTAGAAAGGTTGATTCTAAAGGACCATATATCAACTTCTTTGTTGATAATGATAAATTCTCAGAAATTGTTTTGAATTCCATTAATGAAGATTATGGAAAACTTCAAGATAAAAATATGAAAATAATCCTTGAACATACATCTGCCAATCCAAATGGGCCACTACACATAGGACATATAAGAAATTCTATAATTGGAGATTCTCTTGCACGGGTTTTGAAATCAGCAGGATACGATGTAGAAACACAGTACTATGTAAATGATATGGGAAGACAAATTGCTATGATTGTCTGGGGAATTTTAAACCATGTTTATCAGATGGATCCCAATGGAAAGCCAGATCATGAAATTGGAAAACTATACTTCCAAGTTAATGAAAAACTTAGAGCAGATCCTGATCTCAAAGTTGAGGTAAGTGCTTTACTAAAACGATATGAAAAGGGTGGCGATGATGAACTTGAAAAACACTTTGAAAATGTTGTTAAAGAGTGCCTTAAGGGTATATCTTCTACATCTGCTAGACTCAATGTGGAGCATGATGCGTTTATATGGGAGAGCCGGTTCATTAAAAATGGTAGTGTTGCAAAAATATTAAAATTTCTTGATCCATACACAAAGAAGAATGAAGTTGTCTATATGGACTTGAATGAATATGGTATTGAGAAAGAACTAATACTCATACGTTCAGATGGAACTTCACTTTATTCCACAAGAGATCTTGCATATCATTTTGAAAAATCTAAAAAATCTGATCTTTCAATAGATGTGCTTGGTTCTGATCATAAGTTAGCAATTGATCAGTTGAACATACCCCTTGAACTCCTCGGTGCTAAAAAACCTGAAGTAATATTTTATGAATTTATTACTCTTCCAGAAGGATCAATGTCAACTAGAAGGGGAGTCTTCATAAGTGTCGATGATTTAATGGAAGAAGCTGTTATAAGGGCCATGAAAGAAATTGAAAAAAGAAGAAGTGATCTTGATGAATCTGAACGCTTGAAAATTGCTGAGCAAGTTGGAATAGGCGCAATTAGATATTTCATAGCCAGATTATCACCTGAAAAACATATAATTTTCAAATGGGATGAAGCTTTGAGTTTTGAACGTGGTTGTGCATCAATACAGTATTCTCATGCCAGAGCATGCAAACTTTTAGAGAAAGCTAACTACAAGAAAAAGGAATTAGATGAGATTATAGATTTAAATCTTGAACATCCATTTGAAATTGATCTCATAAAGATTATATCTAAATTTCCATTTGTTATAGAAGAGTCTGCTAGGATAAATAGAGTTCATAACATTGCACAATACTCACAAGATCTTGCAGGTGCATTCAACAAATTCTACAAGTCAGTCCCAGTAATTGGATCAGATAAAGAAGATTTAAGACTTTTAATAGTAGACAAATCTCGAATTACAATACAAAATTGTCTTAAGCTAATGGGAATTGAAGCTCCACAATCTATGTAG
- a CDS encoding signal peptidase I, whose translation MSNTREILSYVAIIIIGIILAQHMNVVVSGSMEPVFYRGDVVVIEKTDFLGIQEINPDDLKIGDIVIYRATWFPEPVIHRIIATGTDSNGTPYYTTKGDNNPVQDPAPVYHDQVMAKVISFGNTPFVIPKVGYITLWIRGL comes from the coding sequence ATGTCTAATACCCGGGAAATATTAAGTTACGTGGCAATAATTATCATAGGAATAATTTTAGCGCAACATATGAATGTCGTGGTCTCTGGAAGTATGGAACCTGTCTTTTATAGAGGAGACGTTGTTGTAATAGAGAAAACAGATTTTTTAGGTATACAAGAAATTAATCCAGACGATCTGAAGATCGGAGATATAGTCATCTACAGGGCCACTTGGTTCCCAGAACCAGTTATACATAGAATTATAGCAACAGGAACTGATTCAAATGGAACTCCATATTATACAACTAAGGGAGATAACAATCCAGTTCAAGATCCTGCGCCTGTTTATCATGACCAAGTAATGGCTAAAGTAATCAGTTTCGGCAATACTCCATTTGTAATCCCAAAAGTAGGATATATAACCCTTTGGATAAGAGGTTTATAA
- the ilvD gene encoding dihydroxy-acid dehydratase, producing the protein MRSDTIKKGFQRAPHRSLLRACGVTDEEMDRPFIGVANSFTDIVPGHIHLNTVAEAVKTGINNAGGVAFEFNTMAICDGIAMNHEGMRYSLASREIVADTVESVAMAHQFDGLVLIPTCDKIVPGMLMAAARLDIPSIVVTGGPMLPGEFKGKSVDLINVYEAVGAVSAGKMSKEDLLELEQCACPGPGSCAGLFTANTMACITEAIGMSLPYCATTHAVAGKKIRIARESGEQILNLIKNDITPSKIMTQSAFENAVAVDMALGGSSNTTLHVPAIANELSEKGIAVDLNLFDEFSKKIPHITSISPAGVHSMLDLDKAGGIPGVLKVLETKLDMEVLTCTGGSLKENIKDAKVLDENVIKSLDNPIHPEGGIAVLKGNLAPKGSVIKQGAVDPDMMKHEGPAKVYNSEEDCVESIFKGEIIEGDVIVIRYEGPKGGPGMREMLNPTSAISGMEIKSVALITDGRFSGGTRGPCVGHVSPEAMADGPLAAVKNGDIIKIDIPNRILEFDVTEAEIKKRIKEAIKPDRNIKGCLARYMKLATSADEGAVLR; encoded by the coding sequence ATGAGAAGTGATACTATTAAAAAGGGTTTTCAAAGAGCACCTCACAGATCCCTTTTGAGAGCATGTGGAGTAACAGACGAAGAAATGGATCGTCCGTTTATAGGTGTTGCAAACAGTTTCACAGACATAGTTCCCGGCCATATACATCTTAATACAGTGGCAGAAGCCGTTAAAACAGGAATAAATAATGCCGGAGGAGTGGCATTTGAATTTAATACTATGGCTATTTGTGATGGAATTGCAATGAATCATGAAGGTATGCGTTATTCTTTAGCTTCGAGGGAAATTGTTGCAGATACAGTCGAAAGTGTAGCCATGGCTCACCAGTTTGATGGGCTTGTGTTGATTCCTACTTGTGACAAAATAGTCCCAGGCATGCTTATGGCTGCTGCCAGGTTAGACATACCCTCCATAGTTGTTACGGGTGGCCCCATGCTTCCCGGAGAGTTTAAAGGTAAATCTGTTGATTTAATAAATGTTTATGAAGCAGTTGGAGCTGTTTCAGCAGGTAAAATGAGTAAAGAAGATTTACTTGAACTCGAACAATGCGCATGTCCTGGACCAGGTTCCTGTGCAGGTCTTTTTACAGCAAATACCATGGCATGCATTACTGAAGCTATTGGAATGAGTTTACCATATTGTGCAACTACACATGCAGTTGCAGGGAAAAAGATAAGAATAGCTAGAGAATCTGGAGAACAGATATTAAATTTAATTAAAAATGATATAACCCCTTCAAAGATAATGACTCAAAGTGCTTTTGAAAATGCTGTGGCTGTCGATATGGCACTTGGAGGTTCCTCTAATACAACATTACATGTGCCTGCAATAGCTAATGAGCTTTCAGAGAAAGGGATAGCAGTTGATCTTAATCTCTTCGATGAATTTAGTAAAAAAATCCCTCATATAACCTCTATAAGTCCTGCAGGAGTTCATAGTATGCTAGATTTAGATAAGGCCGGAGGAATACCTGGAGTTCTAAAGGTTTTGGAAACTAAACTAGATATGGAAGTTCTTACATGCACTGGTGGTTCTCTTAAAGAAAATATCAAAGATGCAAAAGTTCTGGATGAAAACGTGATAAAATCTCTCGATAATCCAATACATCCCGAAGGAGGGATTGCAGTTCTAAAGGGGAATTTAGCACCAAAAGGATCTGTAATTAAACAAGGTGCTGTTGATCCTGATATGATGAAGCATGAAGGCCCTGCAAAGGTTTATAACAGTGAAGAAGATTGTGTTGAATCCATCTTTAAAGGAGAAATTATCGAAGGAGATGTGATTGTAATCCGTTATGAAGGCCCCAAGGGAGGCCCAGGAATGAGAGAAATGTTGAATCCTACTTCCGCAATATCAGGAATGGAAATAAAGTCTGTTGCACTTATTACAGATGGTAGATTCTCAGGAGGGACGCGTGGACCCTGTGTTGGCCATGTATCCCCTGAAGCAATGGCAGATGGCCCATTAGCAGCTGTGAAAAATGGAGATATTATTAAAATAGATATTCCCAATAGAATCTTGGAATTCGATGTTACTGAAGCAGAGATAAAGAAAAGAATTAAAGAAGCTATTAAACCGGATCGGAATATTAAAGGATGCCTTGCAAGATATATGAAATTAGCCACATCAGCAGATGAGGGAGCAGTTTTAAGATAG
- a CDS encoding threonine--tRNA ligase: MRILLIHSDYLKYKTKSKTRIAEKIEDNKKEGVYENALVVFTAVEKEDEVDMETVVENAINEINDVFGKVGAKTVAIYPYAHLSSSLSTPDAAKKILTNMEIGLEKLGLNVKRVPFGWYKSFEISCKGHPLSELSRTITAEKVDKEVSDDDKKSESEKSVFYILTGGEIIDVDEFNYEENDLKKLVDYELGRLESSGEEPPHVKLMREKKLADYEPSADIGHLRWYPKGRLIRDLLSEYVYNLVTERGAMPVETPIMYDLSDDAIRVHAEKFGERQYRMGTKNKQLMLRYACCFGAFRVLSDSFLTWKNLPIGIYELSTYSFRLEKKGEVVGLKRLRGFTMPDLHTVCADINQSMKEFDGQIAMCKQTGIDLGVNYEVIMRATKSFLEENKDWVYSASDKIGKPVLLEILPERKHYWNAKMDFAAIDYLGRPIENPTIQIDVESGERFGITYINQEEEEINPIIIHCSPTGSIERVICSLLEKSAVDKKEKPPMLPIWLTPTQVRIIPIAERHIERSEELAKQIRDQNIRVDIDDRHETVGKKIRNAGGEWAPYVIVIGDRELEGGALTVNIRETNKKILMEIDDLVNKIHEETVGMPFRKLPLPIKLANRVSF; encoded by the coding sequence ATGAGAATACTTTTAATTCACTCTGATTATTTGAAATATAAAACAAAGTCTAAAACCAGGATAGCAGAAAAAATAGAAGATAACAAAAAAGAAGGCGTTTATGAAAATGCTTTAGTTGTCTTCACAGCAGTAGAAAAGGAAGACGAAGTAGATATGGAAACAGTGGTAGAAAATGCCATTAATGAAATAAATGATGTATTTGGAAAGGTAGGCGCGAAAACTGTGGCCATATATCCATATGCACATTTAAGTTCATCTTTAAGTACTCCAGATGCAGCAAAAAAAATACTTACTAATATGGAAATTGGGCTGGAAAAATTGGGCTTGAATGTCAAGAGGGTTCCATTTGGATGGTACAAATCATTTGAAATATCTTGCAAGGGTCATCCTCTTTCAGAACTTTCAAGAACCATAACTGCTGAAAAAGTAGATAAGGAAGTATCTGATGATGATAAAAAATCTGAATCTGAAAAATCTGTATTCTACATTCTTACAGGAGGTGAAATCATTGATGTTGATGAATTCAACTATGAAGAAAATGATCTTAAAAAACTCGTTGATTACGAACTTGGAAGATTGGAATCATCAGGTGAAGAACCTCCACATGTAAAACTAATGAGAGAAAAGAAATTAGCGGACTATGAGCCTTCTGCTGATATTGGTCATCTGAGATGGTATCCTAAAGGCAGACTTATAAGGGATCTTCTATCTGAGTATGTTTATAATTTAGTTACTGAAAGGGGAGCAATGCCTGTTGAAACTCCCATAATGTACGATCTTTCGGATGATGCAATAAGGGTACATGCTGAAAAGTTTGGGGAGCGCCAGTACCGTATGGGTACCAAAAATAAACAACTCATGCTCAGATATGCATGTTGTTTTGGGGCTTTCAGAGTACTTTCAGATTCGTTCTTAACGTGGAAAAACCTTCCAATTGGTATATACGAACTTTCAACCTACAGTTTCCGTTTAGAGAAAAAGGGAGAAGTTGTTGGTCTTAAAAGACTTCGAGGATTTACAATGCCAGACCTCCATACAGTTTGCGCAGATATAAACCAGTCAATGAAAGAATTTGATGGCCAGATAGCAATGTGCAAACAGACCGGGATTGATCTTGGTGTGAATTACGAGGTTATTATGAGGGCAACAAAGAGCTTTTTAGAAGAAAACAAGGATTGGGTTTATTCTGCTTCAGATAAAATTGGTAAACCTGTGTTACTCGAAATTTTACCAGAGAGAAAACATTATTGGAATGCTAAAATGGACTTTGCAGCTATTGATTATCTTGGAAGGCCTATTGAAAATCCTACAATTCAGATAGACGTGGAAAGTGGGGAAAGATTCGGAATTACTTATATCAATCAAGAAGAAGAAGAAATAAATCCAATTATAATCCACTGCAGTCCTACAGGAAGTATTGAAAGGGTTATATGTAGTTTACTAGAGAAAAGTGCAGTTGATAAAAAGGAAAAACCTCCAATGTTACCAATATGGCTTACACCTACGCAAGTAAGAATAATTCCAATAGCTGAAAGGCATATAGAAAGATCAGAAGAACTAGCTAAGCAGATAAGAGACCAAAACATAAGGGTGGATATTGACGACAGACACGAAACAGTTGGTAAAAAAATTAGAAATGCAGGAGGAGAATGGGCTCCATATGTAATTGTCATAGGAGACAGAGAACTTGAAGGAGGCGCACTGACAGTTAATATCCGTGAAACTAATAAGAAGATCTTAATGGAAATTGATGATCTTGTTAATAAAATTCATGAAGAAACGGTAGGAATGCCATTCAGGAAACTGCCCTTACCTATAAAACTAGCTAATAGAGTTAGTTTTTAA